A window from Citrus sinensis cultivar Valencia sweet orange chromosome 5, DVS_A1.0, whole genome shotgun sequence encodes these proteins:
- the LOC107178722 gene encoding uncharacterized protein LOC107178722, which produces MNFLDSLLQQYNFDTNTIDAPTVGSKEAIEEADSDKEAEVDSEDAKPSDQPEEEGDKSATNSSPTEAKEESEKEREEPPVKTSSKPRKKHIIQEEDEDEPEEEPPIPVLSRKGKEKIVTPPASEDEAKQVDVETRVTRTPAEAKQLLDIIAVITAEGHTADAPALAPPQQIPSKPVRTSLRRSSKRKVSTSGGTDATASPEQKRTKSVSTKQAAPTATPPTSPLKKKKKILPATSLQESPKDKLRNASKKR; this is translated from the coding sequence ATGAATTTCCTTGATTCATTGCTCCAACAGTACAATTTTGACACCAACACTATAGATGCTCCAACAGTGGGCAGTAAAGAAGCCATTGAAGAAGCTGACTCAGACAAAGAAGCAGAGGTTGACTCAGAAGATGCTAAACCATCTGACCAACCAGAGGAAGAAGGTGACAAGTCTGCAACTAACAGTTCACCAACAGAGGCAAAGGAAGAGTCTGAGAAAGAACGTGAGGAACCTCCAGTTAAAACCTCTTCCAAACCCAGGAAAAAGCACATCAtccaagaagaagatgaagatgaaccTGAAGAGGAGCCCCCCATTCCAGTCCTTTCGAGAAAGGGCAAGGAAAAAATAGTTACCCCTCCTGCCTCTGAAGATGAAGCCAAGCAAGTAGATGTAGAAACAAGAGTCACTCGTACACCCGCAGAAGCCAAGCAGCTACTTGACATCATTGCTGTCATCACAGCTGAGGGACATACAGCTGATGCACCAGCTCTAGCTCCTCCACAGCAAATTCCTAGCAAACCTGTTCGTACTAGTCTTAGAAGATCTagcaaaagaaaagtcagCACTTCTGGAGGCACTGATGCAACAGCCTCACCAGAACAAAAAAGGACCAAATCGGTGTCAACTAAGCAAGCTGCCCCAACTGCAACCCCTCCCACTAGcccattgaagaaaaagaaaaagattttgcCAGCCACCTCTCTGCAAGAATCCCCAAAGGATAAGCTGCGAAATGCGTCCAAAAAGCGCTGA
- the LOC127902639 gene encoding probable disease resistance protein RF9, with protein MLDVHLRLFCERLKRVLAGEEGTLTLPDSTNLTPLFQNLLTESEIIATTLLGNYEADMARHLIQLLREDIDDSKISLPFSQLLDLEESDEDVKRPDIFEILEDINNFVRDSEEAIDTFFINVMQQQNSENRSESSTNMALLVGLHSKIIDISNRMQQFPPGDDGFDISEQSNKIIRLLSEGQPRLDISEFERGREKFFDLLIEGPSGLSVVAIVDSSGFDKTAFAADTYNNKHVKFYFDCLAWVRVSILYDFGKILDDIIKSVMPPSRVRVIIGKDYQLKKSILQDYLTNKKYFIVLDDVFDDDEIWDDLEELLPDDQNGSRVLISVTDPLLLALLEMENGEKIRLDSVLFGGPLIRLKHEAWQFFILHYGSMPLENYLQGETIPTAWRQIFSVMELPFHLKVCCIYFCAFPPSIEISTRQLYQLWVAEGFIPYNGEETAEHYLKELIHRGFIQVSKRRAGGTIKACYVPSLVYTPLLLLAEKTRFVWMHDVDEEPPANVKRCFTLKDLIDFFPLEYSDMYLQSFLNHSSESDHLNPKDCENFFKRFKYLRVLNMGSAVLDQYPPGLENSFLLKYLKLNIPSLKCLPSLLCTLLNLETLEMPSSYIDQSPEDIWMMQKLMHLNFGSITLPAPPKNYSSSLKSLIFISALNPSSCTPDILGRLPSVQTLRISGDLSYYQSGVSKSLCELHKLECLKLVNESKPSRMVLSEYQFPPNLIQLSLSNTELKEDPMPILENLPRLRVLKLKQNSYSGRKLACVGLSSFPELQVLHLKSMYWLDEWTMGAGAMPKLESLIVNPCAYLRKLPEELWCIKSLRKLDLHWPQTQLRQGLRTFEDMEWRYDIQLYPYGI; from the coding sequence ATGCTGGACGTCCACCTCCGACTGTTTTGTGAGAGGTTGAAAAGGGTGTTAGCAGGTGAAGAAGGCACGTTGACACTGCCAGATTCAACAAATTTAACTCCACTTTTCCAAAACCTTCTTACGGAATCCGAAATTATTGCTACTACTCTTCTGGGAAACTATGAAGCTGACATGGCTCGGCATTTGATTCAACTCCTTAGAGAAGATATCGATGACTCCAAAATATCTTTGCCTTTTTCGCAACTGTTGGACTTAGAAGAAAGCGATGAAGACGTTAAAAGACcagatatttttgaaattctggagGACATCAATAACTTTGTCCGTGACTCTGAGGAAGCCATTGACACATTCTTCATCAACGTCATGCAGCAGCAAAACAGTGAAAACAGAAGTGAAAGCAGTACTAATATGGCTCTTCTTGTTGGACTCCACAGTAAAATCATTGATATTAGTAATCGGATGCAACAATTTCCACCCGGCGACGATGGTTTTGATATCAGTGAACAAAGTAACAAAATCATTCGCCTATTGAGTGAGGGACAACCTCGGCTCGATATCAGTGAATTTGAAAGGGGCAGAGAGAAGTTTTTTGATCTATTGATTGAGGGACCATCTGGGCTTTCAGTGGTTGCAATTGTCGACAGCAGTGGCTTCGATAAGACTGCTTTTGCTGCTGATACTTATAACAATAAGCATGTCAAGTTCTATTTTGACTGTCTTGCTTGGGTCAGGGTTTCTATACTCTACGATTTTGGCAAGATATTGGATGACATAATCAAGTCTGTGATGCCTCCATCTCGGGTTAGAGTAATTATCGGTAAAGATTATCAATTGAAGAAATCTATTCTTCAAGATTACCTAACAAACAAGAAGTACTTTATTGTGCTTGATGATGTCTTCGATGACGATGAGATATGGGATGATCTTGAAGAACTTCTTCCTGATGATCAGAATGGAAGCAGAGTATTGATATCGGTCACTGATCCACTCCTCCTTGCGTTGTTGGAAATGGAAAACGGAGAGAAGATTCGGCTTGATTCGGTGCTCTTTGGAGGACCATTGATCAGATTAAAGCATGAAGCCTGGCAATTTTTCATCCTACACTATGGAAGTATGCCCTTAGAAAATTATCTTCAAGGCGAAACGATTCCGACAGCTTGGAGACAAATTTTTTCTGTGATGGAGTTACCTTTTCACTTGAAAGTCTGCTGCATCTATTTTTGTGCCTTCCCTCCAAGTATTGAGATATCCACGAGGCAATTATATCAGTTGTGGGTAGCTGAAGGTTTCATACCATACAACGGTGAAGAAACTGCCGAACATTACTTGAAAGAACTAATCCATCGCGGCTTTATTCAAGTGAGTAAGAGAAGAGCCGGAGGCACAATTAAAGCGTGTTATGTTCCAAGTCTTGTATATACTCCATTGTTATTGTTGGCAGAGAAGACGAGATTTGTCTGGATGCATGACGTGGATGAGGAACCACCGGCAAATGTTAAACGGTGCTTCACTTTGAAAGATCTGATtgacttctttcctttagaaTATTCTGACATGTATCTCCAATCTTTTCTGAATCACAGTTCAGAAAGCGATCATCTTAATCCGAAAGATTGcgagaatttttttaaaaggttcAAATACCTTCGGGTATTGAACATGGGTTCTGCAGTCCTGGACCAATATCCACCCGGATTAGAAAATTCATTCCTTTTGAagtatttgaaattgaatatcCCTTCGCTCAAATGCCTTCCTTCACTGCTATGCACCCTTTTAAACCTTGAAACACTAGAAATGCCATCTAGCTACATAGATCAGTCACCAGAGGATATTTGGATGATGCAAAAACTCATGCATCTAAACTTTGGTTCTATCACTCTGCCCGCACctccaaaaaattattctagcTCTCTGAAAAGTCTCATTTTCATATCAGCTTTAAACCCTAGTAGTTGTACTCCTGATATATTGGGTAGACTACCTAGTGTTCAGACTCTTCGGATATCTGGAGATTTGAGTTACTATCAATCTGGGGTTTCCAAAAGCCTTTGCGAACTCCACAAACTTGAATGCTTGAAGCTGGTGAATGAGAGCAAGCCCTCACGGATGGTCCTGTCTGAATACCAATTTCCCCCAAATCTGATCCAACTGAGCTTATCAAATACTGAGCTAAAGGAGGATCCCATGCCAATTCTGGAAAATCTTCCACGCCTTCGAGTGCTGAAACTGAAGCAGAACTCGTATTCAGGAAGAAAGCTTGCTTGTGTTGGCTTGAGTAGCTTTCCCGAACTTCAGGTTTTGCACCTGAAATCAATGTATTGGCTAGATGAGTGGACGATGGGGGCTGGAGCAATGCCGAAACTTGAAAGCTTAATTGTCAACCCATGTGCTTACTTGAGAAAGCTTCCAGAAGAGCTGTGGTGCATAAAGAGCTTGCGCAAATTGGACTTACACTGGCCGCAGACACAGTTGAGACAAGGACTACGGACTTTCGAGGATATGGAGTGGCGGTATGACATCCAGTTATATCCTTACGGAATCTGA
- the LOC112497546 gene encoding multiple organellar RNA editing factor 1, mitochondrial-like isoform X1, which translates to MAHTAIFRLRWSLPSVAALRRSLSAVVPALFASTPLVNPSISSASSSLIFSSSIIIQSRPFRSSPTISLSSTPSGNKTYHLYKDGDEITPDTILFEGCDYNHWLITMEFPKDPKPTPEEMVRTYEETCAKGLNISIVSYFNRQTTSFSNS; encoded by the exons ATGGCCCATACCGCCATCTTCCGCCTCCGCTGGTCACTACCGTCCGTCGCCGCTCTCCGACGCTCTCTCTCTGCGGTCGTCCCTGCACTCTTCGCATCCACTCCTCTGGTAAACCCTTCCATTTCATCGGCGTCGTCATCGCTAATCTTCTCCTCCTCCATCATTATCCAATCTAGGCCGTTTAGATCGTCCCCGACGATCTCCCTCTCGTCTACGCCGTCGGGTAACAAGACGTACCACTTGTATAAGGACGGCGACGAGATCACACCCGACACGATTCTGTTCGAGGGTTGCGATTACAATCACTGGCTTATAACTATGGAGTTTCCTAAAGACCCGAAACCCACGCCCGAAGAAATGGTTCGGACCTATGAAGAGACTTGCGCCAAAGGACTCAACATTAG CATAGTGAGCTACTTTAACAGGCAGACTACCTCATTTTCAAACTCTTAG
- the LOC112497546 gene encoding multiple organellar RNA editing factor 1, mitochondrial-like isoform X2, whose amino-acid sequence MAHTAIFRLRWSLPSVAALRRSLSAVVPALFASTPLVNPSISSASSSLIFSSSIIIQSRPFRSSPTISLSSTPSGNKTYHLYKDGDEITPDTILFEGCDYNHWLITMEFPKDPKPTPEEMVRTYEETCAKGLNIR is encoded by the exons ATGGCCCATACCGCCATCTTCCGCCTCCGCTGGTCACTACCGTCCGTCGCCGCTCTCCGACGCTCTCTCTCTGCGGTCGTCCCTGCACTCTTCGCATCCACTCCTCTGGTAAACCCTTCCATTTCATCGGCGTCGTCATCGCTAATCTTCTCCTCCTCCATCATTATCCAATCTAGGCCGTTTAGATCGTCCCCGACGATCTCCCTCTCGTCTACGCCGTCGGGTAACAAGACGTACCACTTGTATAAGGACGGCGACGAGATCACACCCGACACGATTCTGTTCGAGGGTTGCGATTACAATCACTGGCTTATAACTATGGAGTTTCCTAAAGACCCGAAACCCACGCCCGAAGAAATGGTTCGGACCTATGAAGAGACTTGCGCCAAAGGACTCAACATTAG GTAA